The DNA region CTAGGTAAAACTAAAGAATTTTACAATACTGAACTTTTACTGTTTGAATTAGCCGCGAAAACTGTGATCAAGTCAAACTAGTTATTGAATCGGGTTGTGGACAGTGACCAGTTTTGTACCATCGGGAAATGTCGCCTCTACCTGAACTTCGTCCACCATCTCCGGCACACCTTCCATCACCTCATCCCGTGACAGCCAAGTTTGGCCTTCACTCATCAGCTCGGAGACCATCTTTCCTTCCCGTGCCCCTTCAAGAATTGCGGCGGAGATATAGGCAACGGCTTCGGGATAATTTAGCTTTAAACCCTTGTCTTTGCGTCGTTCTGCGACTAGGGCAGCAGTAAAAATGAGGAGCTTATCTTTTTCCTGTGGCGAAAGTTGCATGGCTTAATCTGACAACAAATGTGACGTGCTCTCAGTCTACCGCGCCTTGCCAAAAGAGAATGTTAAGTAACCTGAGCTTCGGTTAAGCTGCGTTTGTGCTGACACGGAGATAGGGTGAAGGGGGAGAAACGGCGAGCAAATTGCAACGCGGACAAATACCTGATAACTCAGAATTTTTTTTGGTTTTAAAGGCGACTACAAAAACAAATATCTCCGCGTCACTTTATCTCCGCATCACCGCGTCCTATTTGTCAGACTGCGTCGAAATTCTACGGGACGGGCGATCGCCCTTTAAAGCACTTTCCTTGTCTCTCATCCTGTAGGGGAATTATGATTAACAGCAAGTTGTCTTAGGGGAGTTTTTTCAATGGTTACAATGACGCCAAAGAGCGCGATTTTACTTCTACTGGCCTGTGTCAGTGCGATCGCCGCTGTGGGTTGTGTATTTGAGCTGAGTTATGGAGAGCCTGATTTAGGTTTCGGTACAACTCAACTCATTTTGGCTGGTAGCGTTCCGGTTACTGTGATTTCCTTTGTTTTAGCCGTTATGGATGCCCGTCGCGCTAATCAAGAATAAAAACATTAAATAGCGTGATGTTTATACGGTTGAGACCAGTCTTAGCCGTTATAAATAACGGGGCGGAGTGATCCGTCTTTCATTTTTTCTTGGGTTTTGTTTTAGGGCGATCGCAATGGCACAAATTGGCAAAATACGACAAATTTCCACAGGCGGCGTAGCAGTTGGCCTATTGTCAGACGTGGAGCTAGCCGCCGGACAAGAGCTTGTGTTTGGTCGCGAACCCAGTTGCCACATTGCCCTA from [Limnothrix rosea] IAM M-220 includes:
- the ureA gene encoding urease subunit gamma — protein: MQLSPQEKDKLLIFTAALVAERRKDKGLKLNYPEAVAYISAAILEGAREGKMVSELMSEGQTWLSRDEVMEGVPEMVDEVQVEATFPDGTKLVTVHNPIQ